One Miscanthus floridulus cultivar M001 chromosome 11, ASM1932011v1, whole genome shotgun sequence DNA window includes the following coding sequences:
- the LOC136493601 gene encoding growth-regulating factor 3-like, giving the protein MAMPFASLSPAAGHRPSSLLPFCRAAPLSAVGEDAAQQHHHQQQHTMSGRWAARPALFTAAQYEELEHQALIYKYLVAGVSVPPDLLAPLRRGFVYHQPALGYGTYFGKKVDPEPGRCRRTDGKKWRCSKEAAPDSKYCERHMHRGRNRSRKPVEAQLVPPPPAPQQQQQQQAPAPAAGFQNHSLYPSVLAGNGGGGGVVGGGGGTFGMGPASLLHMDSAAAYATAAGGGSKDLRYSAYGVKSLSDEHSQLLPGGMDTSMDNSWRLLPSQTTTFQATSYPLFGTLSGLDESTIASLPKTQREPLSFFGSDFVTAKQENQTLRPFFDEWPKSRESWPELPEDNNLGFSATQLSISIPMATSDFSNTSSRSPNGIPSR; this is encoded by the exons ATGGCGATGCCCTTTGCCTCCCTGTCTCCGGCAGCCGGCCACcgcccctcctccctcctccccttcTGCCGCGCCGCCCCTCTCTCCGC GGTGGGGGAGGACGCCGcgcagcagcaccaccaccagcagcagcacacGATGAGCGGCAGGTGGGCGGCGAGGCCGGCGCTCTTCACGGCGGCGCAGTACGAGGAGCTGGAGCACCAGGCGCTCATATACAAGTACCTCGTCGCCGGCGTGTCCGTCCCGCCGGACCTCCTCGCCCCCCTACGCCGAGGCTTCGTCTACCACCAACCCGCCC TTGGGTATGGGACCTACTTCGGCAAGAAGGTGGACCCGGAGCCCGGGCGGTGCCGGCGTACGGACGGCAAGAAGTGGCGGTGCTCCAAGGAGGCCGCCCCGGACTCCAAGTACTGCGAGCGCCACATGCACCGCGGCCGCAACCGTTCAAGAAAGCCTGTGGAAGCGCAGctcgtgccgccgccgcccgccccccagcagcagcagcagcagcaggcccccGCGCCAGCTGCTGGCTTCCAGAACCACTCGCTGTACCCGTCGGTCCTCgccggcaacggcggcggcggcggggtagtaggtggtggtggtggcacgtTCGGCATGGGGCCCGCCTCTCTGCTGCACATGGACAGTGCTGCTGCTTACGCGACTGCTGCTGGTGGAGGGAGCAAAGATCTCAG GTACTCTGCATATGGGGTGAAATCTCTGTCTGATGAACACAGCCAGCTCTTGCCCGGCGGCATGGATACATCCATGGACAACTCATGGCGCCTGTTGCCATCCCAAACCACCACATTTCAAGCCACAAGCTACCCTCTGTTCGGCACGCTGAGCGGTCTGGATGAGAGCACCATCGCCTCACTGCCGAAGACCCAGAGGGAGCCTCTCTCTTTCTTCGGGAGTGACTTTGTGACCGCCAAGCAGGAGAACCAGACGCTGCGCCCTTTCTTTGACGAATGGCCCAAGTCAAGGGAGTCGTGGCCAGAGCTGCCTGAGGACAACAACCTTGGCTTCTCGGCCACCCAGCTCTCCATCTCCATTCCCATGGCGACCTCTGACTTCTCCAACACCAGCTCCAGATCGCCGAATGGAATACCGTCAAG ATGA